One segment of Ipomoea triloba cultivar NCNSP0323 chromosome 12, ASM357664v1 DNA contains the following:
- the LOC116000040 gene encoding RNA-binding protein 42, producing MSTVPSTSAAAASSSSQYTYSNGTYFPTPFHLQQQPSQPYIGAAPPPAQLPAPPAVPTVYPPPAPLPGVYSLPQYQQAQQLFQRDAQTITPEALENVKAALASSDIEHKVEAKKKALPRKAAGQSWEDPTLADWPENDYRLFCGDLGNEVNDDVLSKAFSRFPSFNMARVVRDKRTGKTKGYGFVSFSNPLDLAAALKEMNGKYVGNRPIKLRKSKWQDRIDNDALERQKNHSQKKGKMPRKSVLHK from the exons ATGTCGACGGTGCCTTCAACATCCGCAGCTGCCGCTTCTTCTTCGTCGCAGTACACGTACTCCAATGGCACCTACTTTCCGACTCCTTTTCATCTTCAACAGCAGCCGTCGCAACCCTACATCGGCGCTGCCCCTCCGCCGGCTCAGCTCCCTGCTCCTCCCGCGGTTCCTACCGTCTATCCACCTCCGGCCCCTCTTCCCGGCGTATATTCTTTGCCTCAGTACCAGCAA GCGCAGCAGTTGTTTCAAAGGGATGCCCAAACAATTACTCCAGAAGCACTTGAGAATGTGAAAGCTGCACTTGCTAGCAGTGATATTGAGCACAAAGTTGAGGCTAAGAAGAAAGCCCTGCCTCGTAAAGCAGCAGGGCAAAGTTGGGAGGACCCCACTCTTGCTGATTGGCCAGAAA ATGATTATCGTCTGTTTTGTGGTGATCTTGGAAATGAGGTGAATGATGATGTTTTATCGAAAGCTTTTTCAAGATTCCCTTCTTTTAACATGGCTAGG GTTGTGCGAGACAAGCGGACTGGTAAGACTAAAGGCTATGGATTTGTAAGTTTCTCAAACCCTTTGGACCTTGCTGCCGCCCTTAAAGAAATGAACG GTAAATATGTTGGAAATCGACCAATTAAACTCCGGAAGAGCAAGTGGCAAGACAGGATTGATAATGATGCTTTGGAAAGACAAAAG AACCACTCTCAGAAGAAGGGTAAAATGCCAAGGAAGAGTGTATTGCACAAGTGA